The following coding sequences lie in one Allorhizobium ampelinum S4 genomic window:
- a CDS encoding ABC transporter permease, which yields MNAIFSTRFVKDSRTRALILPGAILMMILLVATLAPIIPLSDPTKMNVAQRFSSPTATYWLGTDEFGRDILSRLIWGARATLAVALSSSIIACVAGVSLALIGGYLGELAETVTVRLTDIILSFPTILLALLAVTILGPSLWTLIFVLSILNTPGFTRVAYGEVLALRTAEFVEAAQVLGLRTPRILLGTILPNILAPILVQFSLTVASAIVVESGLSFLGLGVVPPTPSWGTMIRGARAALDFNVLVLVWPCLALIISIFTLNWLCDGLRDALDIRSRKTGDAE from the coding sequence ATGAACGCCATATTCTCAACCCGTTTCGTGAAAGACAGCCGGACCCGTGCTCTGATTTTGCCGGGCGCGATCCTCATGATGATCCTGCTCGTTGCTACCCTTGCCCCGATCATACCGTTGTCCGATCCGACAAAAATGAACGTCGCCCAACGCTTCAGTTCACCTACAGCAACCTACTGGTTGGGAACTGACGAATTTGGTCGCGATATCCTGAGCCGGCTCATTTGGGGAGCACGTGCGACCCTCGCTGTCGCGCTTTCCTCATCGATTATTGCCTGTGTAGCGGGTGTGTCACTGGCCTTGATCGGAGGTTACCTTGGGGAGTTGGCGGAAACCGTTACCGTGCGGCTGACAGATATCATCCTCTCGTTCCCGACCATCCTGCTCGCTCTGCTTGCTGTTACTATCCTGGGGCCGAGCCTCTGGACCTTGATCTTCGTTCTTTCAATTTTGAACACGCCCGGCTTCACCCGCGTCGCATACGGCGAAGTCCTTGCGCTGCGGACAGCAGAATTTGTTGAAGCGGCTCAAGTGCTTGGTCTTCGAACGCCGAGGATACTTCTCGGGACGATCCTGCCGAATATCCTGGCCCCTATACTCGTTCAGTTCTCGCTCACAGTCGCTTCCGCCATCGTGGTCGAGTCCGGACTTTCGTTTCTTGGCCTCGGCGTCGTGCCCCCGACACCTTCCTGGGGAACAATGATCCGTGGCGCGCGGGCAGCACTCGACTTCAACGTGCTCGTTCTTGTGTGGCCATGTCTTGCCCTGATTATCTCAATATTCACGCTCAACTGGCTTTGCGACGGACTGCGTGACGCTCTCGACATTCGTTCCAGAAAGACCGGAGACGCCGAATGA
- a CDS encoding ABC transporter permease — MFAYVARRLGTALIIVFCVATVVFSALHLVPGDPVELLLSGGGGVAPPPEAVAELREQLHLDRPVFEQYLGFLERSARFDLGRSFLDNSEVASQVASRLPRTLELVLVALVLALLIGLPSGTWAAYNHNGTIDRTGLAISSFFLSVPVFVIGVALIYAFSRKLGWFPSGGFVPITDNVLQHFQNLFLPALSIALGLSAIFFRMIRTTVLETMRRDWVRTAQAKGVRPSRIVRMHVVRNALGPVVTLVGLNAGHMLGGTVLVEYIFNYPGLSSLLVQAVEQRDYPIVQGVVLTISVCFVLINLAVDIIYGSLNPRIRG; from the coding sequence ATGTTTGCTTACGTCGCCAGACGGCTTGGTACAGCGCTCATTATCGTTTTTTGTGTCGCAACTGTGGTCTTTTCTGCCCTTCATTTGGTGCCGGGAGATCCGGTCGAATTGTTGCTGTCCGGCGGAGGAGGCGTTGCACCTCCTCCAGAAGCCGTAGCAGAATTGCGCGAACAGTTGCATCTCGACCGACCGGTATTCGAACAATATCTTGGGTTCCTAGAGAGAAGCGCCCGGTTCGATCTCGGTCGCTCGTTCCTTGATAACAGCGAAGTCGCCAGCCAAGTTGCTTCTCGTCTGCCCCGGACGCTGGAACTCGTCCTGGTCGCACTCGTGCTCGCGCTTTTAATTGGCCTGCCGAGCGGGACATGGGCAGCCTACAATCACAACGGCACTATCGATCGCACCGGACTCGCTATCTCTTCGTTCTTTCTCTCGGTTCCGGTCTTTGTGATTGGCGTCGCTCTCATCTACGCGTTCTCGCGCAAACTTGGTTGGTTCCCGTCAGGTGGCTTTGTCCCCATCACCGATAACGTTCTGCAGCATTTTCAAAACCTATTCCTTCCTGCGCTTTCAATCGCGCTTGGATTGAGCGCAATATTCTTCCGCATGATCCGAACTACCGTGCTCGAAACGATGCGGCGTGATTGGGTACGGACCGCCCAGGCGAAAGGCGTTCGCCCGAGCCGGATTGTAAGGATGCATGTTGTCAGGAACGCGCTCGGGCCGGTCGTCACTCTCGTCGGCCTCAATGCCGGCCACATGCTCGGCGGAACCGTCCTCGTCGAATACATCTTCAACTATCCCGGCCTGTCTTCCCTTCTCGTGCAGGCCGTCGAACAACGCGACTATCCGATTGTGCAAGGCGTTGTGCTGACCATTTCTGTCTGTTTCGTCCTTATCAATCTGGCTGTCGACATCATCTACGGCTCCCTTAACCCGAGGATCCGTGGATGA
- a CDS encoding ABC transporter substrate-binding protein has protein sequence MDNVSRITSLSRRGFVLGSLATGAMIATAPHAMAQSAGQLRFGLSSYPTNLAPFQHGGTAAGAVKLAIHRGLFGYAPDGKVRPELVEKWSREGDRQWTFTLRKNAVFHNGDPVDTAAVKYMFDQITAEKSTAYLKAAYQEIEKIDLVDALTFRLTLKEPNETLLYNLASFNSPVISPKSTQDQIIGCGPYRITEQERGSWIRVEASKAFYRPGLPKVAKIEFKAFADEDSRVVALESGDVDIVEFVPWQSMARIEGESNLRLDAVDGPCLGITFNMKQGPFVDKRIRQAVAYAVDRSAVLQASFFGRGSILEGLPIPKDSFAFDPALQGHWKRDVEKARKLMQEAGASGGIAATMLSTSQYGMHRSAAEICQQNLADIGIAVELQLPDYPTRMQLGNRGQYQFSITGYPAPYADPDALSVILSGSPTGSYLRSYGYENKEVDDLLKRGRAVADLNERKKIYSQIAVKALDDAAFVGLTWRSEGYAMKKSVQGFHNLTGPATIFSPTTLEETTL, from the coding sequence ATGGACAACGTCAGTCGCATTACTTCCCTTTCTCGCAGAGGGTTCGTCTTGGGTTCGCTTGCGACAGGAGCGATGATCGCTACCGCACCACATGCGATGGCACAGTCTGCTGGCCAGTTGCGTTTCGGGCTATCGTCTTATCCAACCAACCTCGCCCCCTTTCAGCATGGCGGAACCGCAGCGGGCGCCGTCAAACTCGCTATCCATCGGGGACTCTTCGGTTATGCGCCCGACGGTAAAGTTCGGCCGGAGCTGGTTGAAAAATGGAGCCGCGAGGGAGACCGGCAGTGGACATTCACCTTGCGGAAGAACGCGGTCTTCCACAACGGTGACCCGGTCGACACTGCCGCCGTCAAATACATGTTCGATCAGATCACGGCGGAGAAGTCGACTGCCTACCTCAAGGCGGCTTACCAGGAGATCGAGAAGATCGACCTTGTCGACGCGCTAACCTTTCGCCTGACGCTCAAAGAGCCAAACGAAACGCTTCTCTACAATCTCGCGAGTTTCAACAGCCCCGTCATCTCTCCGAAATCGACACAGGACCAGATTATCGGCTGCGGCCCCTATCGCATAACGGAGCAGGAGAGGGGGTCTTGGATTCGCGTCGAGGCCTCCAAAGCTTTCTATCGACCCGGCCTCCCCAAAGTGGCAAAGATCGAATTCAAAGCATTTGCAGACGAAGATTCGCGCGTCGTTGCGTTGGAATCGGGTGATGTCGATATCGTCGAATTCGTACCCTGGCAGAGTATGGCGCGCATCGAAGGCGAGAGCAACTTGCGTCTCGACGCGGTCGATGGGCCGTGTCTCGGGATAACTTTCAACATGAAACAGGGGCCGTTCGTTGACAAGCGGATCCGTCAGGCTGTTGCATATGCAGTCGACCGCAGCGCAGTATTGCAGGCCTCGTTCTTCGGGCGCGGTTCCATACTCGAAGGTCTGCCCATCCCGAAAGATTCCTTTGCGTTCGATCCGGCCCTGCAGGGCCACTGGAAACGCGATGTCGAGAAAGCGAGAAAGCTGATGCAGGAAGCCGGTGCATCCGGTGGGATTGCCGCAACAATGCTCTCGACATCGCAATACGGCATGCATCGATCCGCCGCGGAAATTTGCCAGCAAAACCTCGCGGACATCGGCATTGCAGTCGAACTACAGCTTCCGGACTATCCGACGCGCATGCAACTTGGTAATCGCGGCCAGTATCAGTTCTCGATCACAGGCTATCCGGCTCCCTATGCTGACCCGGACGCCCTTAGCGTCATTCTCTCGGGCAGCCCGACGGGATCGTATCTCCGCTCTTATGGATATGAGAACAAGGAGGTCGATGATCTCCTCAAGCGCGGCCGCGCAGTGGCGGATCTCAACGAGCGCAAGAAGATCTACAGCCAGATCGCCGTCAAGGCCCTGGATGACGCAGCCTTCGTCGGACTAACCTGGCGCTCTGAAGGCTATGCCATGAAGAAATCGGTGCAGGGTTTCCATAACTTGACTGGCCCCGCCACGATCTTCTCACCGACGACGCTCGAAGAAACCACACTCTAA
- a CDS encoding (2Fe-2S)-binding protein — MFKHIAGLSAAELTFSFEGHVLRARKGDTVASALLLASEQVTRNTSVSGSPRGPYCLMGVCFECLVEINGVPNRQACMTLLEEGMAVRKQRGAAELQG, encoded by the coding sequence ATGTTCAAACATATTGCCGGGCTAAGTGCGGCAGAATTGACCTTTTCTTTTGAAGGGCACGTGTTGCGTGCACGCAAGGGCGACACTGTCGCATCGGCACTTCTTTTGGCCTCGGAGCAGGTGACGCGCAACACGTCAGTCTCCGGTTCGCCACGCGGCCCCTATTGTCTCATGGGCGTCTGCTTCGAGTGTCTCGTCGAGATCAATGGTGTCCCGAACCGGCAAGCCTGCATGACCCTCCTTGAAGAAGGTATGGCCGTTCGCAAGCAGCGCGGCGCTGCGGAGTTGCAGGGATGA
- a CDS encoding NAD(P)/FAD-dependent oxidoreductase, with protein sequence MIQSYDLAIIGAGPAGMAAAIEADAAGLTVALIDEQPAPGGQIYRSVEAADHQRLAVLGKDYAAGLDLVAAFRASGITYIPSGTVWNIEDSYTIDYARAGTSDRISAKSVLVASGAVERAMPLPGWTLPGVTTAGALQILLKAHGAINDDVVLAGSGPLIYLIAFQMIKAGAPPRAIVDMGQSMPVRAVLNHLPGALKGWRYLAKGLRLLRDIKKADIPFYHKASNVRIEGEGSVQGISFDHRGRPIHLATSSVALHQGVVPNQQITRLLRCKHEWNGDQRCFVPVLDHFGESSVPGVFVAGDGAGIAGAVSAALRGRIAALKVAERSGRGNGERLTQLIAELGKDSAVRPLLESLYAPSEEVLFPDDKTIVCRCEEVTAGDIRRNIALGVQGPNQLKSFLRCGMGPCQGRVCGLPVTEIIARERGETPQTIDYYRIRPPLKPLVLSELAAVHGEGAMSNTKKETEVHD encoded by the coding sequence ATGATACAAAGTTACGACCTGGCCATCATTGGTGCGGGCCCGGCAGGTATGGCTGCCGCGATCGAGGCGGACGCGGCCGGATTGACCGTTGCCCTTATTGACGAGCAGCCGGCGCCAGGCGGGCAGATCTATCGTTCTGTCGAAGCCGCGGACCACCAACGCCTCGCTGTTCTTGGCAAAGACTACGCAGCTGGACTTGATCTCGTCGCAGCCTTTCGTGCCAGCGGCATAACCTATATTCCTTCAGGTACTGTCTGGAACATCGAGGACAGTTATACGATAGATTACGCAAGGGCAGGCACGTCGGACCGGATCTCAGCGAAATCCGTACTCGTCGCAAGCGGTGCCGTAGAGCGAGCAATGCCACTTCCAGGTTGGACCTTGCCAGGCGTTACAACGGCAGGCGCCCTCCAGATTCTGCTAAAGGCGCACGGTGCCATCAACGACGATGTCGTACTGGCTGGGTCGGGGCCGCTTATCTATCTTATTGCGTTTCAGATGATAAAAGCGGGCGCCCCACCAAGGGCGATCGTCGATATGGGGCAGTCGATGCCCGTCCGGGCCGTGCTCAATCATCTACCGGGCGCACTCAAGGGCTGGCGTTACCTTGCGAAGGGGCTCCGCCTTCTTCGCGACATCAAGAAAGCAGACATACCGTTCTATCACAAAGCCAGCAATGTGCGCATCGAGGGCGAAGGATCGGTGCAAGGTATCTCCTTCGATCATCGTGGCCGACCGATTCATCTCGCCACTTCATCGGTTGCCCTCCATCAGGGCGTTGTCCCAAATCAGCAGATCACCCGACTATTGCGTTGCAAACACGAATGGAACGGCGATCAACGCTGCTTCGTGCCAGTTCTTGATCACTTCGGCGAAAGCAGCGTTCCTGGTGTTTTTGTAGCCGGCGACGGCGCGGGGATCGCCGGCGCGGTGTCAGCGGCGCTTCGCGGACGTATCGCGGCTTTGAAGGTCGCGGAACGATCGGGGCGCGGGAACGGCGAGCGGTTGACGCAACTGATCGCGGAACTCGGCAAGGACAGTGCGGTAAGACCTCTCCTTGAAAGCCTCTATGCCCCTTCCGAGGAAGTCTTGTTCCCCGATGACAAGACGATCGTCTGTCGCTGCGAAGAGGTGACCGCTGGCGATATCCGTCGCAACATTGCGCTCGGCGTACAAGGACCCAATCAGCTCAAATCATTTCTTCGGTGTGGCATGGGGCCATGCCAAGGTCGAGTTTGTGGTCTGCCCGTCACCGAAATCATTGCGCGTGAGCGAGGCGAGACCCCGCAAACCATCGACTATTACCGCATTCGACCGCCATTGAAACCGCTTGTTCTTTCGGAACTTGCCGCGGTTCATGGCGAAGGAGCAATGAGCAACACAAAGAAGGAGACTGAGGTCCATGATTAA
- a CDS encoding RidA family protein, giving the protein MIKRYEPHTINHRVVEHNGVLYFGGLVADDKSKDMKGQTEEICAKIDALLAKVGSSKDKLLTAMLYITDFSQKDGMNEAWLEWLPAEILPTRATIGVAELGKGILIEVVVSAAACSR; this is encoded by the coding sequence ATGATTAAACGTTACGAGCCTCATACGATCAACCACCGCGTGGTCGAACATAACGGTGTGCTTTATTTCGGCGGGCTTGTTGCCGACGACAAGAGCAAGGACATGAAGGGACAGACCGAGGAAATCTGTGCAAAAATCGATGCGCTGCTCGCCAAGGTTGGCTCCTCAAAGGACAAACTCCTGACCGCGATGCTCTATATCACGGATTTCTCGCAGAAAGACGGAATGAACGAAGCGTGGCTGGAATGGCTGCCGGCCGAAATCCTTCCGACCCGCGCGACCATCGGTGTTGCCGAGCTTGGCAAGGGTATACTCATCGAAGTGGTCGTCTCGGCCGCCGCTTGCTCGCGATAA
- a CDS encoding hydantoinase B/oxoprolinase family protein, with amino-acid sequence MSNTETLIDAERIADPIAMEVFTNRLLAIADEIANAMIRASFSSNIKERKDCSVALFSSDGRLIAQASHIPLHLGSLMGSVHAVLKRYSLQKITAGDVFLCNDPYVAGGTHTPDISVITPVFHEGKIRYFTANIGHHSDVGGTVPGSIHGGAISIFEEGLRLPVMKLYRAGVLDEDLLSMISLNSRSPEERWLDIKVQAAANERGARLMLELTDALGAEQVTRSIEDVFAYTSARLRNRIAEMQDGTASFTSSIESDGLGDTPVKIQANVTVLGSKLSVDFNGSGPQARGAMNVAESALHASVYYVVKTLLDPGLLPNNGMFTNIEITAPAGSIVNPSAPAAVGARSITCNKVVRALIGAFAQLLPPERAMAAGQDIVPVMVFAGKRRGRKDGYVYLESIGGGSGARHDVDGMDGVHVHVTNTSNLPIEPLETEYDLIVKEYALVNGSAGAGEHRGGMGIAREITAPNGNVIFTARSDGHREGAPGAGGGGSGRPARLVMTAANGDEKLLNPMIANLPLQPGDSVRLETPGGGGFGAPGLRKNSDLRRDLRDGRLSAAESEAQYGASKTAEARH; translated from the coding sequence ATGAGCAACACCGAAACACTTATCGACGCTGAGCGCATTGCCGATCCCATCGCAATGGAGGTTTTCACCAACCGCCTGCTGGCAATCGCCGACGAGATCGCAAACGCAATGATCCGCGCTTCGTTTTCGTCCAACATCAAGGAGCGCAAGGATTGCTCTGTCGCGCTCTTCTCGTCCGATGGACGCCTTATCGCGCAGGCTAGTCATATTCCGTTGCATCTCGGTTCGCTAATGGGCTCGGTTCATGCGGTTCTAAAACGATACTCTCTCCAGAAAATCACCGCTGGCGACGTCTTCCTCTGCAACGATCCCTATGTTGCGGGCGGCACGCACACGCCGGACATCTCGGTGATCACCCCGGTGTTTCACGAGGGCAAAATTCGATATTTCACTGCGAATATCGGTCACCATTCGGATGTCGGCGGCACTGTTCCTGGCTCGATCCACGGCGGCGCCATATCGATCTTCGAGGAAGGTCTTCGCCTCCCGGTCATGAAACTCTATCGGGCCGGTGTTCTCGATGAAGATCTCCTGTCCATGATCTCGTTGAACTCCCGGTCTCCAGAAGAGCGCTGGCTCGATATCAAGGTGCAGGCGGCAGCAAATGAACGCGGGGCACGGCTGATGCTTGAGCTGACCGACGCACTCGGTGCGGAGCAGGTCACTCGTTCGATCGAGGACGTCTTCGCCTATACCTCCGCCCGATTGCGCAACCGCATTGCTGAGATGCAGGACGGAACAGCTTCGTTCACGTCTTCTATCGAAAGCGATGGTCTCGGCGACACGCCGGTGAAGATCCAGGCGAATGTTACCGTTTTGGGTTCGAAGCTTAGCGTCGACTTCAACGGCTCTGGTCCCCAGGCGCGCGGCGCGATGAACGTCGCAGAAAGCGCCCTCCATGCCTCCGTCTATTACGTGGTCAAGACGTTGCTCGATCCCGGCCTCTTGCCGAATAACGGTATGTTCACAAATATCGAGATCACTGCGCCAGCGGGAAGCATTGTAAACCCGTCGGCTCCTGCGGCTGTCGGCGCTCGCTCCATCACCTGCAACAAGGTCGTCCGCGCACTGATTGGCGCTTTCGCTCAGCTGTTGCCGCCCGAACGCGCAATGGCGGCCGGACAGGATATTGTTCCTGTGATGGTCTTCGCTGGCAAGCGACGTGGCCGCAAGGATGGGTACGTGTATCTCGAATCGATCGGCGGTGGATCGGGTGCGCGCCATGACGTCGATGGCATGGACGGTGTCCACGTCCACGTCACCAACACATCAAACCTGCCGATCGAGCCGCTTGAGACCGAATATGATCTGATCGTCAAGGAATATGCGCTGGTCAATGGCTCGGCGGGTGCGGGCGAACATCGCGGCGGGATGGGAATTGCCCGCGAGATAACGGCTCCCAACGGCAATGTCATTTTCACTGCCCGCTCGGATGGACACCGTGAAGGCGCTCCAGGTGCAGGCGGCGGTGGATCTGGAAGACCAGCGCGATTGGTGATGACGGCCGCAAACGGCGACGAAAAGTTGCTCAACCCGATGATCGCAAACTTGCCGCTTCAACCGGGTGACAGCGTTCGCCTTGAAACCCCTGGCGGCGGCGGCTTTGGTGCCCCCGGCCTGCGGAAGAACTCAGACCTCCGTCGTGACTTGCGCGATGGTCGGTTAAGTGCGGCGGAAAGCGAGGCCCAATACGGCGCTTCCAAAACCGCGGAGGCGCGGCACTAG
- a CDS encoding hydantoinase/oxoprolinase family protein produces MYRIGFDVGGTFTDFTAINVKTGEASHYKTSSTPHDPSEAIETGLAYFINERGFRPEDIEFVGHGTTVATNMVIERRGVPTGLITTRGCRDVLEIGRQTRPNLYDYSVVKPEPLVERWMCIEVAERLNANGDMLVALDEEAVRNAAEQMRQAGMKAVAIGFLHSYINDAHERRAAEIVRDVLPDAYISISSDILPEFREFERFSTTVINAYVGPRMDRYLQRFVERLKTLEIASPPRTIHSNGGLMSVDTVRAYPVRTCLSGPAAGVVGAAKVAQRSGFSNIITYDVGGTSTDVSLVLDGTPAFTTSRLVADYPVRVPMLDIHVIGAGGGSIAAIDDAGALKVGPRSAGAHPGPIAYGRGGTEPTITDANLVLGRLSSDTLLSGRMKVDTEAARRAINEQIASPLGLSVEEAALGIIRIAVASMGRAIRAVSTEKGHKLSEFALFAYGGAGPLHAGAVAREVGLSAVLVPTQPGTMCARGILLSDIGFDFVRSGVFEATEESWPSVHAQFERMQVEGQAWLDGENVAADKRSMSYVIDARYDGQNHEVQVFMLDGINTSYQTFVESFQAAHRHEYGYDIDGRAIDVVNLRLSVSGAVAAKADSEHQPDGGEGKVGSRQVYFDKGWFETAIYNRSALPIGEPVEGPAIIQEMSSTTIVEPGQSVRVDATGTMIIEVL; encoded by the coding sequence ATGTATCGAATAGGCTTCGATGTCGGCGGGACCTTTACCGACTTTACCGCAATTAACGTAAAGACCGGCGAGGCCAGTCATTACAAAACCTCGTCCACGCCACATGACCCTTCAGAAGCGATCGAGACTGGTCTAGCCTATTTCATCAACGAGCGTGGCTTTCGGCCGGAAGATATCGAATTCGTCGGCCATGGCACCACAGTTGCGACCAACATGGTCATCGAACGCCGTGGTGTACCAACCGGCCTGATCACGACGCGAGGCTGCCGTGACGTGTTGGAGATTGGCCGCCAAACCAGGCCAAACCTATACGACTACAGCGTTGTAAAACCTGAACCGCTCGTTGAGCGATGGATGTGCATCGAGGTCGCGGAACGACTAAATGCCAACGGCGACATGCTCGTCGCACTTGACGAGGAAGCTGTGCGAAACGCAGCCGAGCAGATGAGGCAGGCGGGAATGAAAGCCGTCGCCATCGGCTTCCTGCATTCTTACATTAACGATGCGCATGAACGTCGGGCTGCGGAGATCGTACGCGATGTACTGCCGGACGCCTACATCAGCATCTCTTCCGACATCCTTCCTGAATTCCGTGAATTCGAACGATTCTCGACCACGGTCATCAATGCATATGTCGGTCCTCGAATGGATCGCTACCTCCAGCGTTTCGTAGAACGGCTGAAGACGCTCGAAATCGCATCTCCACCACGCACGATCCATTCCAACGGCGGGCTGATGTCTGTCGACACGGTGCGTGCTTATCCGGTGCGGACCTGCCTGTCAGGTCCAGCAGCAGGCGTTGTTGGAGCAGCTAAAGTTGCGCAGCGCTCTGGCTTCTCCAACATCATCACCTATGATGTGGGAGGAACAAGCACGGACGTCTCGTTGGTGCTCGATGGGACCCCTGCCTTTACGACCAGTCGTCTCGTTGCCGATTATCCGGTTCGCGTACCGATGCTCGACATTCACGTCATCGGCGCCGGTGGCGGCAGTATCGCTGCAATCGATGATGCGGGAGCGCTCAAGGTCGGCCCTCGTAGCGCCGGCGCACACCCTGGTCCGATTGCCTATGGGCGCGGCGGCACTGAGCCGACAATCACCGACGCCAATCTCGTCCTCGGCCGCCTCTCGTCCGACACCTTGCTTAGCGGCCGTATGAAGGTCGACACGGAGGCTGCGCGCCGGGCCATCAATGAGCAGATCGCTAGCCCCCTTGGTCTCAGCGTTGAAGAAGCGGCATTGGGCATCATTCGTATCGCTGTTGCCAGCATGGGCCGCGCCATTCGGGCAGTGTCTACGGAGAAAGGTCATAAGCTTTCGGAATTTGCTCTGTTCGCCTATGGCGGCGCGGGTCCCTTGCACGCAGGGGCAGTAGCACGCGAAGTCGGTCTCTCTGCCGTCCTCGTCCCAACTCAGCCTGGCACGATGTGCGCGCGCGGCATCCTGCTTTCTGACATCGGTTTCGACTTCGTCCGATCGGGCGTCTTCGAAGCGACGGAAGAGAGCTGGCCAAGCGTTCATGCGCAATTCGAGCGTATGCAGGTCGAGGGTCAGGCATGGCTTGACGGGGAAAATGTCGCGGCAGACAAGAGGTCGATGTCTTATGTCATCGACGCCCGCTACGATGGCCAGAACCATGAAGTCCAGGTCTTTATGCTGGACGGAATCAATACGTCCTATCAGACTTTTGTGGAATCGTTTCAAGCGGCGCACCGCCATGAATATGGCTACGATATCGATGGCCGGGCCATTGATGTCGTCAATTTGCGCCTCAGCGTTAGCGGTGCGGTCGCGGCCAAGGCTGATTCCGAACACCAGCCGGATGGTGGTGAAGGCAAGGTAGGATCGAGGCAGGTCTACTTCGATAAAGGCTGGTTTGAGACAGCGATCTACAATCGCTCGGCTCTGCCTATCGGAGAGCCGGTTGAAGGACCCGCCATCATTCAGGAAATGAGTTCCACCACTATCGTCGAACCTGGCCAGTCTGTGCGTGTTGATGCAACAGGCACTATGATCATCGAGGTCCTCTAA